A segment of the Mangrovimonas sp. YM274 genome:
ATAAACAATTTCCTTGATCATTGCCTTTTGATCATTTGAGGTGTGTTTAATAGTATATTTCGCTCTTGGTTTAGCTGGACTATTATTCAACCAACAAAGCATCACCTCAACGTCCTGAGACGCCTCAGGCATATTATTGGAACGTACAATCATATCACCTCTACTAATGTCAATGTCATCTTCCAAAGTCATTGAGATGGACATTGGTGCAAAAGCTTCCTTTACAGAACCATCAAATGTATCCAAGGTTTTGATTTTCGAGGTAAACCCAGAAGGCATTACCGTAACCTCATCCCCTGCTCTAAAGACACCACTAGCAACGCGCCCGGCGTACCCTCTGTAGTCCCTATTGTCGTCATCACTTTGAGGTCGTAAAACGGTTTGAACTGGGAAACGAGCATCCACTTTGTTCACATCACTACTGATATGCAAGGTTTCCAAAGTATGCAACAATGGCGCACCTTGATACCAATCCATATTCTCTGATCTATTCACCACATTATCTCCCAAAAGAGCAGAGATAGGTATAAATCGAACATCTTTAACCAACATTTTTGAAGAAAATTCCTCAAACTGCTCGATAACCTTGTTATAAGCCTCTTCAGAATAATCCACCAAATCCATTTTGTTAATACAAACAATTACGTGCGGGATCTGCAGAAGCGAAGCTATGAATGAATGACGTCTCGTCTGTTCAATCACTCCATGTCTAGCATCCACCAAAATGATGGCTGCATTAGCTGTAGAAGCACCCGTAACCATATTCCTTGTATATTGAATATGTCCAGGGGTATCAGCTATAATAAACTTTCGTTTTGGCGTCGTAAAATATCTATAAGCTACATCAATAGTAATTCCTTGTTCACGCTCGTCACGTAATCCATCAGTAAACAGTGCCAAATCAACACCTTCGTGTCCCTTCTTCTTACTAGTGTTCTCAATGGCTTCCAACTGATCTTCAAAAATGGATTTTGAATCATACAAAAGGCGACCTATCAAGGTACTTTTTCCATCATCTACACTACCAGCAGTTGTAAAACGTAATAATTGATTGCTATCTAACATCTTTTATTGTTTCTTTATATGAAATGCTGAATGACATTCAGCATAATACTTTAATTTTTAAAAATATCCTTGACGTTTACGATCTTCCATTGCCGTTTCTGAACGCTTATCATCGCTACGATTTCCTCTTTCCGTTTGACGCATGGCCGAAACTTCCAAAGCAATTTTCTCAACGGTATCGGCATCACTTTCAATACCTCCTGTAATGGTTATATCCCCAAGAGTTCTAAAACGGATTTTCTTGGTTACTACTTCTTCATGTTCTTCAATTATCAAGAATTCAGAATTAGGAATCCAAGAGTTATTGCGCCAAACAACTTCTCTTTCATGAGCATAGTACAATGACGGAATCTCAATATTTTCACGCTTAATGTAATTCCAAACATCCATTTCTGTCCAGTTACTAATTGGAAACGCTCTAAAATGCTCTCCCTCGAAATACCTTCCGTTGAAAAGATTCCAAAGTTCCGGACGTTGGTTTTTAGGGTCCCATTGTCCAAAATCATCTCGATGCGAAAAGAAGCGCTCCTTGGCCCTTGCTTTTTCCTCATCACGACGACCTCCTCCAATAGCACAATCTACTTTGTGTTCCTCTATAGCATCCAACAGAGTCGTTATTTGCAGTGCATTTCTCGTCGCATTTTTACCTTTTTCCTCTGCGACGCGTCCTTGATCTATAGATTCCTGCACCGATCCAACAATAAGGTTCACTCCCAATTCCTTAATTAAATCATCACGGAATTTTATTGTTTCGGGAAAATTATGTCCCGTATCCACATGCATTAACGAAAATGGCACCTTACATGGGTGAAATGCCTTTCGGGCTAAATGGGTTACCACTATAGAATCCTTACCCCCAGAAAATAAAATAACTGGGTTTTGAAATTGCGCCCAAACTTCACGTAGCACAAAAATGGCTTCACTTTCTAATTCGTCCAGGTAGTTTAAATAGTACTTACTCATTGGTGAGTTGTAATTTAGGTGTTATGTAATCGATTATCCGTTGGGCTGCCGCTTCAACAGATTCGTTTTCTGTTAATATTTCAATATCGGGATTCTCGGGGGTTTCATAGGGAGCAGAAATTCCGGTCATATTTTTGATTTCGCCAGCCCTTGCCTTTTTATAGAGTCCCTTAACATCGCGGCGTTCACATTCTTCTACGCTCGTATTGATAAAAATCTCAACAAAGTTAACATCTTTAAGGATTCTTTTGATGTTTTCCCTATCTTTTTTGTAGGGTGATACAAAGGCCGCCAAAACCACCAAACCAGCATCTACCATTAAATTGGCTGCCTCGGCTATACGACGGATATTTTCAGTACGGTCTTCAGGTGAAAACGTAAGGTCATTATTCAAGCCTTTTCTAATGTTATCTCCATCCAATGTATAAGTTTTGATTCCACTTTTGAACAATTGCTGTTCAACGACATTAGCAATGGTAGACTTCCCAGATCCCGACAGTCCCGTGAACCACAATAAAAAAGAGTTATGCTGGTTAGAATTTCTTCTGTCTTCTACTGAAATTTGATAATCGTGGGGAATAATATTCTCTTTCATCTTCTAATCATTGTTTCTGTTTGGAAGCCCGAAATTAATCTTGTACCAGGTACGCTCGTGTAAATAATACAATAACATTTTAGTTACGACTTCAACCGATGCTATTTTGAAACCTGTAAGGGGGTTTCCAGTTACTATCCAAGCTAATGTCATAGTATCCATAGTTCCTACCATACGCCAAGTAATGGTCTTAGCGATGTGCCGCTTTCTGCTTTCCAGAATCTTCCCATCTTTGGAAAGGTTAACTTTAAACCAAACTCGTTCATGTAAAAAATACAAGACCATTTTGGTAACGACTTCATAAATGCCAATCTGCAAACCAATCCAAGGATCACCAGAAATGATCCAAGACAAGATTATGGTATCTATAGTCCCTACTAAACGCCAAGTAATGGTCTTTGCTATATGTCTTTTATATGAGGCGTCCTTCATCTATTGGCTAACCAAGAAATAGCTATTCAATAAGTTTTCCTTGTTGTACTGCAAAGGTTCATTGGTTTCCTTTGAAATCACCTGCAAACCCACCGCATTACAAATGGCCTGTCCAGCAGCTGTATCCCACTCCATTGTTGGGGCATAGCGAGGGTACACATCTGCAGCTCCCTCTGCTACCAAACAAAACTTCAAAGAACTTCCTTTGGAAACAATCTCCACATTTTTACCCTCAGCTTTCAATCCTTCCACAAAATCTAAAGTATCTTGATTCATGTGCGATCGACTTCCTACCACCTCAACAACATCCGAATCTTTAGCTTTAGGTTTTAAAGGAGTGGCCAATTCGAAAACAGTTTCAACATCGGTATTATGGGACTCCAGTTTTGCCTTAAACGCCTCTTTAGAATCTACATTGGCATAATAAATGGTTTGTTCTGCAGGAACATAAATAACTCCCAACACAGGCTTTCCTTCCTTTACCAATGCAATATTCACAGTAAACTCACCATTACGCTTTATAAACTCTTTAGTGCCATCTACTGGATCAACCACCCAACAAGTAGACCAATCCTTTCTTACTTCATAGTCAACTTGTTTATTCTCTTCACTGATAATGGGAATATTTGTAGGAATCAAAAACGAATTGATGATATTATTGGAACGTTTATCCGCTTCCGTTAAAGGAGATTCGTCCTCTTTATATTCCACTTCAATTTTGGAATCATAGATTTCCATTATTGCCTTTCCTGCTTCCAAAGATGCTTTTATTGCTGTTTCTAAAAATTCTTTCATTAATCTATTCGTTTTATCGCTTCTTTTAGACTGTCTCTCCAATGAGATATTTCTATATTGAATGTGCCCTTTACCTTGGTCTTATCCAAAACACTAAAATGGGGTCGTTCAGCAGGTGTAGGATAGGCTTCAGTTTTAATAGCAAATGTCTTGATGTTGTTTTCTGAAATTTCAAAAATAGCATGCGCAAAATCGTACCAACTAGCCACACCTTCATTGCTATAATGATACAAGCCATATGCCACACTATTTGAACTTACTACTTTCAAAAGTACCGCAGCCAAATCTTTAGCATAAGTCGGCGTTCCAATTTGATCTGCTACAATATTCAGCTCACTTTTAGTTTCTGACAACTTTAGCATTGTCTTTAAAAAATTATGACCATGTTCTGAATACAACCAAGAAGTCCTAAATATAAAATGCTCTGCTAGATGTCTTTCTATTTCCTTTTCCCCCTCAAGTTTTGTTTCCCCATAAACTCCCACTGGATTAGTTGCATCAGATTCACTATATGCTAAACAAGCATCTCCCTCAAAAACAAAATCTGTGGACACATGAATCATTTTCACATTGTACTCCTTACAAGCCGCTGCCAAATATTTTACTCCCAAAACATTGACAGCAAAAGCCTTTTCCTTTTCGCTTTCGGCCTTATCAACGGCAGTATAAGCGGCACAATTGATGCACCAATCAATATCGTTACTAGAAAAAAACGCATTAACGTCTGCTTCTTTTGTAATATCTAACTCTCCACTATCAACATAAATGAATCTAAAACCATTAATTGATTGTTCTAAATCCTTTATGCAGGTTGCCAATTGCCCATTACCTCCTGTTACCAATATGGTTTTCATATCAAGGCCTTTTCTAATATTGGTAATACAGCATCCTTTTCAGATATAATTAATTCTTCTTCCGCCAATTGCCAATCAATATTTAAACTAGGATCATTGTAAATAATTCCTCCTTCGGAAGCCTTATTGTAAAAATTATCACATTTATATGAAAAAATAGCAGTGTCGCTTAATACGACAAATCCATGCGCAAATCCTCTTGGGACAAAAAATTGAGTTTTGTTTTCCTCAGACAATTCAACAGCAACATGTTGTCCATAGGTTGAAGAATCCGGTCGAACATCAACAGCAACGTCCAATACCTTACCCTTTATAACACGTACCAATTTGGCCTGTGCATGTTCTCCTGTTTGATAATGTAAGCCTCTCAAAACACCTTTGGTAGAAAAAGATTCATTATCCTGTACAAAGTTCACATCCTTACCAATTGCTTTGTTAAAACGTTCTTGATTAAAGCTCTCCAAAAAATAGCCTCTTTTATCTTCAAATACTGTAGGATGAATGATAAAACATCCTTTTAAATTGGTTTCCTGTACCGTCATTATTTTCTATTAAGCAATCCCAATAAATTCTTTCCATAGCCACTCTTTAAAAAAGGTTCAGCCAATGCCTTGAACTGAGCCTCATCAATATAGCCCATTTCAAAAGCAGCAGCCTCTATAGACCCTATTTTTAAGCCTTGTCGTTCTTCTATCACTTCCACAAATTGGGAAGCCTGCATCAAGGATTGAAAGGTTCCCGTATCCAACCAAGCGGTACCCCTATCCAAAATACTAACATTTAAACGGCCTTGTTCCAAATACACTTTGTTGACATCTGTTATTTCCAGTTCTCCCCGATTACTAGGTTTTATACTTTTGGCAATATCTACAACATTGTTGTCATAGAAATATATCCCTGGAACAGCATAATTGGATTTTGGCTCCTTGGGCTTTTCTTCTATAGAAATAGCATGGCCTTCTTCATCAAACTCCACCACACCATATCGCTCCGGATCATGGACTCGATAGGCATAAATAATGCCTCCATCGGGATCATTATTGTTTTGTAATAATTGCGACAAACCTGTTCCATAAAATATATTATCACCTAAAATCAAGGCCACCTTATCCTCTCCAATAAATTCTGCTCCAATAATAAATGCTTCAGCCAACCCATTAGGTTCTTCCTGGACAGCATATTCAAAATGGCACCCATATTTTTTTCCATCTCCCAATAAATCCTGAAACAAAGGCAAATCTTTAGGAGTCGAGATAATCAAGACTTCATTGATTCCAGCATATATCAATGTAGATAATGGATAATATATCATTGGTTTATCATAAATAGGCATTAACTGCTTACTTACCGACAATGTTAATGGGTGGAGCCTTGTACCAGACCCTCCTGCTAGTATAATTCCTTTCATATCTAGTTATATTGCGTTTGGTAATAAGTTTGATAGGATCCACTGGTAACATGATTTAACCATTCTTCATTGCTCAAGTACCAATCAATAGTCTTACTCAATCCTTCTTCAAAAGTTACTGAAGGCTTCCACCCTAATTCTTTATTTATTTTAGAGGCATCTATGGCATAGCGCAAATCATGTCCAGGACGATCTTTAACAAAAGTGATGAGGCTCTCCGAAGTTCCCTTTGGTTTATTCAATTTCTCATCCATTTGTTGACAAAGCAATTTCACTAAATCAATATTCTTCCATTCATTAAAA
Coding sequences within it:
- the rfbC gene encoding dTDP-4-dehydrorhamnose 3,5-epimerase; translated protein: MTVQETNLKGCFIIHPTVFEDKRGYFLESFNQERFNKAIGKDVNFVQDNESFSTKGVLRGLHYQTGEHAQAKLVRVIKGKVLDVAVDVRPDSSTYGQHVAVELSEENKTQFFVPRGFAHGFVVLSDTAIFSYKCDNFYNKASEGGIIYNDPSLNIDWQLAEEELIISEKDAVLPILEKALI
- the cysC gene encoding adenylyl-sulfate kinase, yielding MKENIIPHDYQISVEDRRNSNQHNSFLLWFTGLSGSGKSTIANVVEQQLFKSGIKTYTLDGDNIRKGLNNDLTFSPEDRTENIRRIAEAANLMVDAGLVVLAAFVSPYKKDRENIKRILKDVNFVEIFINTSVEECERRDVKGLYKKARAGEIKNMTGISAPYETPENPDIEILTENESVEAAAQRIIDYITPKLQLTNE
- the rfbD gene encoding dTDP-4-dehydrorhamnose reductase gives rise to the protein MKTILVTGGNGQLATCIKDLEQSINGFRFIYVDSGELDITKEADVNAFFSSNDIDWCINCAAYTAVDKAESEKEKAFAVNVLGVKYLAAACKEYNVKMIHVSTDFVFEGDACLAYSESDATNPVGVYGETKLEGEKEIERHLAEHFIFRTSWLYSEHGHNFLKTMLKLSETKSELNIVADQIGTPTYAKDLAAVLLKVVSSNSVAYGLYHYSNEGVASWYDFAHAIFEISENNIKTFAIKTEAYPTPAERPHFSVLDKTKVKGTFNIEISHWRDSLKEAIKRID
- a CDS encoding DUF2061 domain-containing protein, encoding MKDASYKRHIAKTITWRLVGTIDTIILSWIISGDPWIGLQIGIYEVVTKMVLYFLHERVWFKVNLSKDGKILESRKRHIAKTITWRMVGTMDTMTLAWIVTGNPLTGFKIASVEVVTKMLLYYLHERTWYKINFGLPNRNND
- the cysQ gene encoding 3'(2'),5'-bisphosphate nucleotidase CysQ; this translates as MKEFLETAIKASLEAGKAIMEIYDSKIEVEYKEDESPLTEADKRSNNIINSFLIPTNIPIISEENKQVDYEVRKDWSTCWVVDPVDGTKEFIKRNGEFTVNIALVKEGKPVLGVIYVPAEQTIYYANVDSKEAFKAKLESHNTDVETVFELATPLKPKAKDSDVVEVVGSRSHMNQDTLDFVEGLKAEGKNVEIVSKGSSLKFCLVAEGAADVYPRYAPTMEWDTAAGQAICNAVGLQVISKETNEPLQYNKENLLNSYFLVSQ
- the rfbA gene encoding glucose-1-phosphate thymidylyltransferase RfbA, with the translated sequence MKGIILAGGSGTRLHPLTLSVSKQLMPIYDKPMIYYPLSTLIYAGINEVLIISTPKDLPLFQDLLGDGKKYGCHFEYAVQEEPNGLAEAFIIGAEFIGEDKVALILGDNIFYGTGLSQLLQNNNDPDGGIIYAYRVHDPERYGVVEFDEEGHAISIEEKPKEPKSNYAVPGIYFYDNNVVDIAKSIKPSNRGELEITDVNKVYLEQGRLNVSILDRGTAWLDTGTFQSLMQASQFVEVIEERQGLKIGSIEAAAFEMGYIDEAQFKALAEPFLKSGYGKNLLGLLNRK
- the cysN gene encoding sulfate adenylyltransferase subunit CysN; translated protein: MLDSNQLLRFTTAGSVDDGKSTLIGRLLYDSKSIFEDQLEAIENTSKKKGHEGVDLALFTDGLRDEREQGITIDVAYRYFTTPKRKFIIADTPGHIQYTRNMVTGASTANAAIILVDARHGVIEQTRRHSFIASLLQIPHVIVCINKMDLVDYSEEAYNKVIEQFEEFSSKMLVKDVRFIPISALLGDNVVNRSENMDWYQGAPLLHTLETLHISSDVNKVDARFPVQTVLRPQSDDDNRDYRGYAGRVASGVFRAGDEVTVMPSGFTSKIKTLDTFDGSVKEAFAPMSISMTLEDDIDISRGDMIVRSNNMPEASQDVEVMLCWLNNSPAKPRAKYTIKHTSNDQKAMIKEIVYKIDINTLARNEEDKELNMNDISKVKIRTTKPLMVDSYRENRATGSIILVDDATNETVAAGMVV
- the cysD gene encoding sulfate adenylyltransferase subunit CysD, producing MSKYYLNYLDELESEAIFVLREVWAQFQNPVILFSGGKDSIVVTHLARKAFHPCKVPFSLMHVDTGHNFPETIKFRDDLIKELGVNLIVGSVQESIDQGRVAEEKGKNATRNALQITTLLDAIEEHKVDCAIGGGRRDEEKARAKERFFSHRDDFGQWDPKNQRPELWNLFNGRYFEGEHFRAFPISNWTEMDVWNYIKRENIEIPSLYYAHEREVVWRNNSWIPNSEFLIIEEHEEVVTKKIRFRTLGDITITGGIESDADTVEKIALEVSAMRQTERGNRSDDKRSETAMEDRKRQGYF